A DNA window from Plodia interpunctella isolate USDA-ARS_2022_Savannah chromosome 12, ilPloInte3.2, whole genome shotgun sequence contains the following coding sequences:
- the LOC128674234 gene encoding connectin-like, whose amino-acid sequence MNLKYLILMIAATIEINVTESRQNDKRRWKNDKNYSHYVNICDIQDRVSKVHCYCESIKIKSATKADCWVFNGGIAEDDPFWSNFYSQPKIEKLSFNVRADGGLTYIPAKVIIRLERLQYLHIQYAKIFSIPSFAFTNSTTLREVILPKNKITKLETMSFAHLIMLSNVSLVENQITELKRDVFYVLPNLQRLYLSKNTISVLHDGCFKHLNNLIKLDLDNNLLTVVIRENFQGLSNLISLDMRSNKLKMIGDLAFAELWSLEELYLDGNEIEFISDRGFGGLAGLRKLSLADNKLATLDEGVLDEIVKLNVLDLRNNYLETLRQEAVQNVLENMKTHYALISLDGNRLTCDCRLSWLHKLRNETRSKRLKASLSRLNCIMDSKTKINLGILKVEKIETPLSINTIKKDYDDLDENLDEDNNYDETMQDQETETDESKIEYRRKLLEIPKDMLPCPNRLSYEASYAPPTQDEVKYYKTSSSFKSLVPINWIVLIILAKIL is encoded by the exons ATGAatctcaaatatttaattctgaTGATAGCCGCCACCATTGAGATAAATGTGACAGAGAGCAGACAAAACGATAAAAGACGATGGAAGAACGACAAAAACTATTCGCACTACGTAAACATATGCGACATACAAGATCGCGTCTCGAAAGTGCATTGTTATTGcgaaagtattaaaattaaatcggCTACAAAAGCAGACTGCTGGGTCTTCAATGGCGGCATTGCTGAAGATGATCCCTTCTGGTCAAACTTCTATTCACAaccaaaaatagaaaaactcAGTTTCAATGTCAGAGCTGACGGAGGTCTGACGTATATACCGGCCAAAGTTATCATCAGACTAGAACGCCTGCAGTACCTCCACATACAATACGCTAAGATTTTTAGTATACCCTCATTCGCATTCACGAACTCCACAACACTGAGGGAAGTAATTCTACCAAAgaacaaaatcacaaaattgGAAACGATGTCGTTCGCTCATCTGATAATGCTGTCAAACGTCAGCTTAGTGGAAAATCAGATCACGGAGCTGAAAAGGGACGTGTTTTACGTTCTTCCGAATTTGCAGAGGTTATATTTGTCGAAGAACACAATAAGCGTGCTCCATGACGGTTGCTTCAAACATCTGAACAATCTGATAAAATTGGATCTCGACAACAATTTGTTGACTGTCGTCATAAGAGAGAACTTCCAGGGTCTGTCCAATTTGATTAGTCTGGATATGAGAAGCAACAAATTAAAGATGATAGGTGACTTGGCATTTGCGGAACTTTGGAGCCTTGAGGAACTTTACCTGGATGGGAACGAAATAGAATTTATATCAGACAGAGGTTTTGGAGGGTTGGCTGGATTGAGGAAACTTTCTTTGGCCGATAATAAGTTGGCAACATTAGACGAAGGTGTTCTGGATGAAATTGTCAAGTTGAATGTTTTGGACTTGAGGAATAATTACTTGGAGACGCTGAGGCAGGAGGCCGTGCAGAATGTCTTGGAAAATATGAAGACACATTATGCATTAATCTCCCTAGATG GTAATAGACTTACATGTGACTGCCGTCTGTCATGGCTGCACAAGCTACGAAACGAAACGAGAAGCAAACGACTGAAGGCATCTCTTTCTAGACTCAACTGCATCATGGActcgaaaacaaaaataaacttaggCATACTCAAAGTGGAAAAGATTGAAACACCATTGAGTATAAACACCATCAAGAAAGATTACGATGACCTTGATGAAAATTTAGACGAAGACAACAACTACGATGAAACTATGCAAGATCAGGAGACAGAAACTGATGAGTCTAAAATAGAATATCGCAGGAAACTCCTGGAAATACCCAAAGATATGCTGCCTTGTCCTAATAGACTTAGTTATGAGGCATCCTACGCGCCGCCCACCCAAGACGAAGTGAAATACTATAAGACCTCATCGAGTTTTAAGAGCTTAGTACCAATAAATTggatagttttaataatactcGCTAAAATACTGTAG